A stretch of the Planctomycetota bacterium genome encodes the following:
- a CDS encoding 2-oxoglutarate dehydrogenase E1 component, whose protein sequence is MPPSVNGWNAQFLDEAYRSYRQDPESVPADVRAFLQGFELGDSGAGSSGAGSSGAEAGGGDADFHHKVDELIFAFRDMGHLEARLDPFDREPDPVDCLRPEHHGLTEEDLDRAINPARLDVEEPLTLRQAIDRLRRTYCGSIGAEIMHVPSREERSWLIERCERDAGAINFDRGRRVHILRQVLQSEMFEKFLGRRYPGDKRFSLEGSETLIPLVNGVLEHLSEHGVEEAVIGMAHRGRLNVLNNVLGKTYEQIFTEFEDTWAEDYTQGGGDVKYHRGYSGQLSYPNGRSLHVALSSNPSHLEAVAPVVQGRTRAKQRHRGDKQRIRVVPMVIHGDAAISGQGVVAETLNFSQLDGYATGGTIHVVVNNLIGFTTSPRDGRSSLYCTDVGKMVGAPVLHVNGEDPEACVMAAMIAAEYRQTFRKDVLLDMHCYRRFGHNEQDEASFTQPVLYKLIKGKKSVLSTYAARLRDEGVISDDDMKEIRGQLDNALDQAQDAAKQSPYDPTIDPGSDRWVGMTHKYDFDPIQTAVSRDVLQEVCEAIGTVPEGFTPHRKLQNLLESRRTLPETGDISYADAETLAYGTLLLEGIPVRLSGQDSRRGTFSHRHAVLVDAETAETFTPLNSIRPLGEPGTDLEPGETDDKGRIAQAKFCVYDSPLSEFSVMGFEYGYALSDPNMLVIWEAQFGDFVNGAQVIIDQFLTSAEVKWDRWCGLTLFLPHGYEGQGPEHSSARLERFLEACADDNVEVVYPSTAAQTFHMLRRQVRRPFRKPLVVMTPKSLIRTPTSTIDELVTGRFQEIIDDPAFVDGGDPSGVRDVLLCTGKLYWELQARRDELDRKDVAIVRIEQLYPLHTELLEQLIERYANRERVIWVQEEPRNMGAHLHVSDAIRTRIGGVLPNGELGYIGRLPSASPATGSKRRHKDEQESIVAEAVGPAPAEEDAQGEHKPKLVRASA, encoded by the coding sequence GTGCCCCCGTCCGTCAACGGCTGGAACGCCCAGTTCCTGGATGAGGCCTACCGGTCCTACCGGCAAGACCCCGAATCTGTGCCGGCGGACGTCCGGGCCTTCCTGCAGGGCTTCGAGTTGGGCGACTCGGGTGCTGGTTCGTCGGGGGCCGGTTCCTCGGGGGCCGAAGCGGGCGGCGGCGACGCGGACTTCCACCACAAGGTCGACGAGCTGATCTTCGCCTTCCGGGACATGGGCCACCTCGAGGCCCGGCTCGATCCCTTCGATCGCGAACCCGACCCGGTGGACTGCCTGCGGCCCGAGCATCACGGGCTGACCGAGGAGGATCTCGACCGGGCGATCAATCCGGCGCGGCTGGACGTCGAGGAGCCGCTCACGCTGCGGCAGGCCATCGACAGGCTGCGGCGGACCTACTGCGGCTCCATCGGCGCCGAGATCATGCACGTGCCCAGCCGCGAGGAGCGGAGCTGGCTGATCGAGCGCTGCGAGCGGGACGCCGGCGCCATCAACTTCGATCGCGGCCGCCGGGTGCACATCCTGCGGCAGGTGCTGCAGTCCGAGATGTTCGAGAAGTTCCTGGGCCGCCGCTACCCGGGCGACAAGCGCTTCAGCCTCGAGGGCAGCGAGACGCTGATTCCGCTGGTCAACGGCGTGCTGGAGCACCTCTCCGAGCACGGCGTAGAGGAAGCGGTCATCGGCATGGCCCACCGCGGCCGGCTCAACGTGCTCAACAACGTGCTGGGCAAGACCTACGAGCAGATCTTCACCGAGTTCGAGGATACCTGGGCCGAGGACTACACCCAGGGCGGGGGCGACGTGAAGTACCACCGCGGCTACTCGGGCCAGCTGAGCTACCCAAATGGCCGCTCGCTGCACGTGGCGCTGTCCAGCAACCCCAGCCACCTCGAGGCCGTCGCGCCCGTGGTGCAGGGCCGCACCCGGGCCAAGCAGCGGCACCGCGGCGACAAGCAGCGCATCCGCGTCGTGCCGATGGTCATCCACGGCGACGCCGCCATCAGCGGCCAGGGCGTCGTGGCCGAGACCCTCAACTTCTCGCAGCTCGACGGCTACGCGACGGGCGGCACGATCCACGTTGTCGTGAACAACCTGATTGGCTTCACGACGTCGCCCCGCGACGGCCGGTCGAGCCTCTACTGCACCGACGTCGGCAAGATGGTCGGTGCGCCCGTGCTGCACGTGAACGGCGAGGACCCCGAGGCGTGCGTGATGGCCGCCATGATCGCGGCCGAGTATCGCCAGACGTTCCGCAAGGATGTGCTGCTCGACATGCACTGCTACCGCCGCTTCGGTCACAACGAGCAGGACGAGGCCAGCTTCACCCAGCCGGTGCTCTACAAGCTCATCAAGGGCAAGAAGAGCGTGCTGTCGACCTACGCCGCGCGGCTCCGCGACGAGGGGGTGATCTCCGACGACGACATGAAGGAGATCCGCGGCCAGCTCGACAACGCGCTCGATCAGGCCCAGGACGCCGCCAAGCAGTCCCCGTACGACCCCACGATCGACCCGGGCAGCGACCGCTGGGTCGGCATGACCCACAAGTACGACTTCGATCCCATCCAGACGGCGGTGTCGCGGGACGTGCTCCAGGAGGTTTGCGAGGCGATCGGCACGGTGCCCGAGGGATTCACGCCGCACCGCAAGCTCCAGAACCTGCTCGAGTCCCGCCGCACGCTGCCCGAGACCGGCGACATCAGCTACGCCGACGCCGAGACTCTGGCCTACGGCACGCTGCTGCTCGAGGGCATCCCGGTGCGGCTGAGCGGGCAGGACTCGCGTCGGGGCACCTTCAGCCATCGGCACGCGGTGCTGGTCGACGCCGAGACCGCCGAGACCTTTACGCCGCTCAATTCGATCCGCCCGCTGGGCGAGCCGGGCACGGATCTGGAGCCCGGCGAGACCGACGACAAGGGCCGCATCGCCCAGGCCAAGTTCTGCGTGTACGACAGCCCGCTGAGCGAGTTCAGCGTGATGGGCTTCGAGTACGGCTACGCGCTCTCGGACCCGAACATGCTGGTGATCTGGGAGGCGCAGTTCGGCGACTTCGTCAACGGCGCCCAGGTCATCATCGATCAATTCCTGACCAGCGCGGAGGTCAAGTGGGACCGCTGGTGCGGGCTGACGCTGTTCCTGCCGCACGGCTACGAGGGCCAGGGTCCCGAGCACAGCTCGGCGCGGCTCGAGCGATTCCTCGAGGCCTGCGCCGACGACAACGTCGAGGTGGTCTACCCCTCGACGGCCGCCCAGACCTTCCACATGCTGCGGCGGCAGGTCCGACGGCCGTTCCGCAAGCCGCTGGTCGTCATGACGCCCAAGAGCCTGATCCGCACGCCGACCAGCACCATCGACGAGCTGGTGACCGGCCGTTTCCAGGAGATCATCGACGACCCGGCCTTCGTGGACGGCGGCGATCCGAGCGGCGTGCGCGACGTCCTGCTGTGCACCGGCAAGCTCTACTGGGAGCTGCAGGCCCGCCGCGATGAACTGGACCGCAAGGACGTGGCGATCGTCCGCATCGAGCAGCTCTATCCGCTGCACACCGAGCTGCTCGAGCAGCTCATCGAGCGCTACGCCAACCGCGAGCGGGTGATCTGGGTCCAGGAGGAGCCCCGCAACATGGGCGCCCACCTGCACGTGTCCGACGCGATCCGCACGCGGATCGGCGGGGTGCTGCCCAACGGCGAGTTGGGCTACATCGGCCGGCTGCCGAGCGCGTCGCCCGCGACGGGCTCCAAGCGGCGGCACAAGGATGAGCAAGAGTCGATCGTGGCCGAAGCGGTCGGCCCGGCTCCCGCGGAGGAAGACGCCCAGGGCGAGCACAAGCCCAAGCTGGTCCGGGCCTCGGCCTAG